Proteins encoded within one genomic window of Dehalococcoidales bacterium:
- the rplS gene encoding 50S ribosomal protein L19, with product MEFKELVTTEANPDIPELTPGDSVKVHAKIVEGEKERTQIFQGIVIKVKKALDGGNFTVRRVAYGIGVERTFPFRSPRVEKVEILRHGKVRRARLFYMRGLSTKAARLKERRPVQTENKD from the coding sequence ATGGAATTCAAAGAACTTGTTACCACTGAAGCTAACCCGGATATTCCGGAACTTACACCCGGCGACAGTGTTAAAGTCCACGCTAAAATTGTCGAGGGAGAAAAAGAGCGCACCCAGATTTTCCAGGGTATTGTAATTAAAGTTAAAAAAGCGCTTGATGGCGGCAATTTCACCGTTCGTCGTGTCGCCTACGGAATTGGCGTGGAACGCACTTTCCCCTTCCGTTCCCCTCGTGTAGAAAAAGTCGAGATATTAAGACACGGTAAAGTCCGCCGCGCCAGGCTATTCTATATGAGAGGACTGAGCACCAAGGCTGCCCGTCTGAAAGAACGGCGCCCGGTTCAGACCGAAAACAAAGACTAG
- the trmD gene encoding tRNA (guanosine(37)-N1)-methyltransferase TrmD, whose product MRIDILTIFPEMFQGPFANSIIKRAVDKQLVSIYVNNFRNYARDRHQVVDDYPYGGGAGMVLKPEPIFEAVEDLVGKPYVKNPKKPVILLSPQGRIFNQKIARELSTCDSLILICGHYEGFDERICQHLATDEISIGDYVLSGGEPAAIVMVDTIIRLIPGVIDEQSAADDSFSRGLLEYPQYTRPAEYRNHCVPDILLSGNHGEIEKWRRRQALKRTLERRPDLLDSASLTPEEEKMLSGFRSDNSEKADI is encoded by the coding sequence ATGCGGATTGATATATTGACAATATTTCCGGAAATGTTCCAAGGACCATTCGCGAACAGCATCATAAAGCGAGCTGTAGATAAGCAGTTGGTTAGTATTTATGTAAACAATTTCCGTAACTACGCCCGCGACCGGCATCAGGTAGTTGATGATTATCCTTACGGTGGAGGGGCTGGAATGGTGCTAAAACCGGAGCCGATTTTTGAAGCGGTTGAAGATCTGGTTGGCAAACCTTATGTAAAAAACCCCAAAAAACCGGTAATTTTACTTTCTCCACAAGGTCGCATTTTTAACCAAAAAATTGCCCGGGAATTATCCACCTGCGACAGCCTTATTTTGATTTGTGGTCATTATGAAGGGTTTGATGAAAGGATATGCCAACACCTGGCAACCGACGAAATAAGCATTGGCGATTATGTCCTAAGCGGCGGAGAACCTGCTGCAATTGTGATGGTAGATACTATTATCAGGCTGATTCCGGGGGTCATCGATGAACAATCTGCTGCGGATGATTCTTTCAGCCGGGGCTTGCTCGAATACCCCCAATATACCCGCCCAGCTGAATACCGGAATCATTGTGTTCCGGATATACTTCTTTCCGGCAACCACGGGGAAATCGAAAAATGGCGCCGTAGACAAGCTTTAAAACGTACTCTTGAGCGCCGCCCGGATCTTTTAGATTCTGCTTCACTTACGCCTGAGGAAGAAAAAATGCTTTCCGGGTTCAGGTCAGATAACTCCGAAAAGGCGGATATATAA